The proteins below come from a single Plasmodium sp. gorilla clade G2 genome assembly, chromosome: 13 genomic window:
- a CDS encoding 60S ribosomal protein L6, putative translates to MKTIVSTQKVLIPEGVKVAINSRKVTVSGKYGTLRRSFRHLPIDIRLNKLKKYIKIVMWFGVPDSLACIRTVCTHLKNMFTGVTKKFLYKMRLVHAHFPINSNIVDNNTRIEIRNYLGEKSVRFVKALPGVVIEKSPSVKDEIYVSGADIENVSLTAALIHQSVLCRNKDIRKFLDGIYVSEVTTVEKDE, encoded by the exons atgaaaaccaTAGTATCAACACAAAAAGTATTAATTCCTGAAGGAG tCAAGGTAGCCATAAATTCAAGAAAGGTGACCGTATCTGGTAAGTACGGAACGTTAAGAAGGAGCTTCAGGCATTTACCAATAGATATTAGATTAAAcaaattaaagaaatatattaagatAGTTATGTGGTTTGGTGTTCCTGATAGTTTAGCTTGTATTCGTACTGTTTGTACACATTTAAAGAATATGTTTACAGGAGTTACTAAaaagtttttatataaaatgagaTTAGTACATGCTCACTTTCCTATTAATTCTAATATTgtagataataatacaagAATCGAAATTAGAAACTATTTAGGAGAAAAAAGTGTTAGATTTGTTAAAGCTTTACCAGGAGTTGTAATTGAAAAATCACCAAGTGTAAAAGATGAAATTTATGTTAGTGGTGCTGATATTGAAAATGTATCCTTAACAGCTGCATTAATACATCAATCTGTTTTGTGTagaaataaagatataagaAAATTTCTTGATGGTATCTATGTATCAGAAGTTACAACAGTAGAGAAAGAcgaataa
- a CDS encoding vacuolar ATP synthase subunit g, putative: protein MAQNKGSNVLIQQLLKAEEEADLVIKKAKDVRAKMLKEAEATATEELKIFRAKEKERLNKGHKEKSTAEDEVVTKIEQNTKDEIKVYKDLFKKNKDQVAQFIYDKVYNVDLTIPDCMEKSFNN from the exons atggCACAAAATAAAGGTTCTAATGTTTTAATTCAGCAGTTACTTAAGGCTGAAGAAGAAGCAGACTTGGTTATTAAAAAGGCAAAGGatg TCAGGGCAAAGATGTTGAAAGAAGCAGAAGCTACAGCAACGGAGGAATTGAAAATTTTTAGagcaaaagaaaaagaacgTTTAAATAAAGGACACAAAgag AAATCGACAGCAGAAGACGAAGTTGTTACAAAAATAGAACAGAATACAAAAGATGAAATTAAAGTTTATAaagatttatttaaaaaaaataaagatcaAGTTGCTCAATTTATTTATGATAAAGTTTATAATGTTGATTTGACAATTCCTGACTGTATGGAAaaatcttttaataattgA
- a CDS encoding acetyltransferase, GNAT family, putative — MTILNKEIDKKKKKEKKSKASNLSGNLKSRDEKDELIQRLKICQYNDNIFDYIDKKYKKYIIKNKNYSNENILIDKEKNDDKYIHNSDDNNTHNNDDKYVYNNDDNCSKNLVSSSFIFFESINSYELKKYKSSSLIFNMLHSITKINMKKLYDENNFLNKGWSDKEKFKELKSNRSKLILGFLKKEEANEYIDSHNLSENKTDDDTFSTTKENFKKHFVDIIKTDDKKEIEEFLKTNPLVCFINYRFTSDYYPYEKNIVCYLYEIQIIKEYIKIGIGTHLINILEQLCKNIHINKILCTVLKSNQKAVMFYKKKCSFQLDESSPENFYSENVMSQKCEYEILKKDILL; from the coding sequence ATgacaatattaaataaagagatcgataaaaaaaaaaaaaaagaaaaaaaaagtaaagcTTCCAATCTAAGTGGTAACCTCAAAAGTAGAGACGAAAAAGATGAACTCATACAAAGACTAAAAATATGtcaatataatgataatatttttgattatatcgataagaaatataaaaagtatattataaaaaataaaaattatagtaatgagaatatattaatagataaagaaaagaatgatgataaatatatacataatagtgatgataataatacacataataatgatgataaatatgtatataataatgatgataattgtTCCAAGAATTTAGTGAGCTcatcatttattttctttgaaTCTATTAATTCTTATGAacttaagaaatataaatcaagctctctcatttttaatatgctACACAgtattacaaaaataaatatgaaaaaattatacgatgaaaataattttttaaataaaggaTGGTCAGACAAAGAAAAATTCaaagaattaaaaagtaATAGGAGTAAATTGATATTAGGGTTtctaaaaaaagaagaagcaaatgaatatattgataGCCATAATTTAAGTGAAAACAAAACAGATGATGATACATTTTCTACtacaaaagaaaattttaagAAACATTTTgtagatataataaaaacagatgataaaaaagaaattgaagaatttttaaaaacaaatcCACTTGTgtgttttataaattatagaTTTACTTCAGATTATTAtccatatgaaaaaaatatagtttGCTATCTTTATGAaatacaaattataaaagaatatataaaaataggtATAGGAactcatttaataaatatattagagCAACTctgtaaaaatatacatattaataaaattttatgtaCTGTTCTAAAAAGTAATCAAAAAGCTGTCatgttttataaaaagaaatgttCCTTTCAATTAGATGAGAGTTCACCagaaaatttttattcaGAAAATGTTATGTCACAAAAATgtgaatatgaaatattaaagaaggacatattattatag
- a CDS encoding 60S ribosomal protein L23, with amino-acid sequence MTQLQQKKSKNTGKNKQSVNVLKKGVVKSSDSKKKVNVTKKGVKKTLNKNASKKKLLKMKDDDKDSKKKKMKLSIRFKKPKTLKLARNPKCPRIVKSCHSKALDKYGLIKYPLTSEKAMKKIEEINTLVFICDKRANKKNIKKSVKNLFGIECDKVNVLNTLNGDKKAYVRLSGEHDALEVANKIGIL; translated from the exons atgacaCAATTACAACAAA aaaaGAGCAAAAATAcaggaaaaaataaacaatccGTTAATGTTCTTAAAAAAGGAGTTGTAAAATCAAGtgattccaaaaaaaaagtaaacgTTACAAAGAAGGGagtaaaaaaaacattaaataaaaatgcatCAAAGAAAAAATTGCTTAAAATGAAAGATGACGATAAGGATtcaaagaagaaaaaaatgaaactaTCTATTCGTTTTAAAAA gCCCAAAACTTTGAAATTAGCAAGAAATCCAAAGTGCCCAAGAATTGTAAAATCTTGTCATAGTAAAGCATTAGACAAATAtggattaataaaatatccaTTAACATCTGAAAAGGCTATGAAAAAAATCGAAGAAATAAATACTTTAGTTTTTATATGTGACAAAAGAGCAAATaagaaaaacataaaaaaatctgtaaaaaatttatttggCATCGAGTGTGATAAAGTTAATGTCTTGAACAC ATTGAATGGAGATAAAAAGGCTTACGTTCGTTTGTCAGGAGAACACGACGCTTTAGAAGTTGCAAACAAAAtaggaatattataa
- a CDS encoding plasmepsin V — MNNYFLRKENFFVLFCFVFVSIFFVLNVSVIKCNKIETVINNVDSISSDLYKYKLYGDIDEYAYYFLDLDIGNPSQRISLILDTGSSSLSFPCSGCKDCGIHMEKPYNLNYSKTSSILYCNNNNCPYGLKCVGNKCEYLQSYCEGSQIYGFYFSDIVTLASYNNKKKISFEKLMGCHMHEESLFLHQQATGVLGFSLTKPNGVPTFVDLLFKHTPSLRPIYSICVSENGGELIIGGYEPEYFLSKEKEKQKIEKSNHNNNKKNDDNNDNNDNNNDKNNDKNIDDMNNSKDASVSNNVEDIVWQAITRKYYYYIKIYGLDIYGTNIMDKKELDMLVDSGSTFTHIPENLYNQINYYLDILCIQDMTNVYEINKRLKITNKSLNKPLVYFEDFNTALKNIIQNENLCIKIVDGVQCWKSLEHLPNLYITLSNNYKMIWKPSSYLYKKETFWCKGLEKQVNNKPILGLTFFKNKQVIFDLKQNQIAFVESKCPSHLTTSRPRTFNEYREKENIFLKVSFFNLYSLWLLLALTILLSLILYVRKIFYMDYFPLNDQNKSHTQHST; from the coding sequence atgaataattattttttaaggaaagaaaatttttttgttttgttttgttttgtttttgtgAGTAtcttttttgtattaaatGTAAGTGtaataaaatgtaataagATTGAAACTGTAATTAATAATGTGGATAGCATTTCTTcagatttatataaatataaattatatggtGATATAGATGAATAtgcatattattttctagaTCTAGATATAGGGAATCCATCCCAAAGAATATCTTTAATTCTAGATACAGGTTCTTCTTCTTTAAGTTTTCCATGTAGTGGTTGTAAAGATTGTGGGATTCATATGGAGAAACCATATAATTTGAATTATTCAAAAACATCATCTATTttatattgtaataataataattgtccTTATGGTTTAAAATGTGTAGGAAATAAATGTGAATATCTTCAATCATATTGTGAAGGGTCTCAAATATatggtttttatttttcagaTATTGTCACTTTAgcatcatataataataaaaaaaaaatatcatttgAAAAATTAATGGGATGTCATATGCATGAAGAGAGTTTATTTTTACATCAACAAGCTACAGGAGTTCTAGGTTTTAGCTTGACAAAACCTAATGGAGTTCCAACATTTGTTGACTTACTTTTTAAACATACTCCATCATTAAGACCAATATATTCTATATGTGTGTCAGAGAATGGAGGTGAATTAATCATAGGTGGTTATGAACCTGAGTATTTCTTGTCCAAAGAAAAGGAGAAacaaaaaattgaaaagtcaaatcataataataataaaaaaaatgatgacaataatgacaataatgacaataataatgataaaaataatgataaaaatattgatgatatgaataattcCAAAGATGCAAGTGTATCTAATAATGTTGAAGATATCGTGTGGCAAGCTATTactagaaaatattattattacataaaaatatatgggtTAGATATATATGGTACTAATATTAtggataaaaaagaattagatATGTTAGTTGATTCAGGTAGTACATTTACACATATTCCAGAAAATCTTTATAaccaaataaattattatctagatattttatgtatacaaGATATGACTAAtgtatatgaaataaataaaagattaaaaataacaaataaatcaTTAAATAAACCATTAGTATATTTTGAAGATTTTAATACagcattaaaaaatattattcaaaacgaaaatttatgtattaaaatAGTGGATGGAGTACAATGTTGGAAAAGTTTAGAACACTTaccaaatttatatattactttgtcgaataattataaaatgatatgGAAACCAAGTTCTtatctatataaaaaagaaacttTCTGGTGTAAAGGATTAGAAAAACAAGTTAATAATAAACCTATTCTAGGATTaaccttttttaaaaataaacaagtTATTTTTGATTTAAAACAAAATCAAATTGCATTTGTAGAATCAAAATGCCCATCTCATTTAACAACATCAAGACCAAGAACATTTAATGAATAtagagaaaaagaaaatatctTCTTAAAAGTTTCAttctttaatttatatagttTATGGCTATTATTGGCATTAACTATACTCTTATCTCTAATTCTTTATGTAAGAAAAATTTTCTACATGGATTATTTTCCATTGAATGACCAAAATAAATCTCACACACAACACTCAACATAA
- a CDS encoding glideosome associated protein with multiple membrane spans 1, whose amino-acid sequence MFFTYVVRPGEAPEGRGPQFEPFWDFFMNFNLRVGFLIQFISYILLVGAITIIGKNPLGILNFLRALPGSVGTAPMPLVLFSIGGFLMGTLLIMSFLQLTEDDSSIKQSRGYRAGTKFLLQATSMGTVSWSLSLICLMASSYYFDDPWMEEKIGAGSSWILYFSSRLIDAFCLFLYGSGCFFLEVYHSEGAGEAWGWLCGMCFIATSFVEVLALTLFNTALFSSLDWFYCLFLGLSLFFSVIWGLLFEPISHRYDVKLTQSAMRNEYYKSRNAMAYYGPAVVTANGELDIEASTENIAACKQC is encoded by the exons ATGTTTTTTACTTATGTTGTAAGACCTGGGGAAGCACCAGAAGGACGTGGTCCTCAATTTGAGCCATTTTGggatttttttatgaattttaATTTACGTGTTGGATTTTTGATACaatttatttcttatatattattagttGGTGCAATAACTATAATTGGAAAAAATCCTTTAGGAATATTAAATTTCTTGAGAGCATTACCAGGAAGTGTTGGTACTGCCCCTATGCCCTTGGTACTTTTTAGTATAGGTGGATTTTTGATGGGTACTCTTCTCATCATGTCCTTTTTACAATTAACTGAGGACGATAGCAG TATTAAGCAATCCAGAGGTTACAGAGCAGGAACAAAATTTCTCTTACAAGCCACATCAATgg GAACTGTATCATGGAGTTTGTCCCTTATATGCTTGATGGCCTCATCCTACTATTTTGATGACCCCTGGATGGAAGAGAAGATTGGTGCAGGTTCTTCAtggatattatattttagcTCCAGATTAATTGAtgcattttgtttatttttatatggatCAGGATGTTTCTTTTTAGAAGTATATCATTCAGAAGGTGCAGGAGAAGCATGGGGATGGTTATGTGGAATGTGTTTTATAGCAACATCTTTTGTTGAAGTATTAGCATTaacattatttaatacaGCATTGTTTAGTTCTTTAGATTGGTTctattgtttatttttaggATTAAGTCTTTTCTTTAGTGTTATTTGGGGATTATTATTTGAACCAATAAGTCATAGATACGATGTAAAATTAACACAAAGTGCCATGAGAAATGAATACTATAAATCAAGAAATGCCATGGCTTATTATGGACCAGCTGTTGTAACTGCAAATGGAGAGCTAGACATAGAAGCATCTACAGAAAATATTGCAGCATGCAAACAATGTTAA